The genomic segment ACATCATGCCCAAGATTCAGGATAATGCAACTTACTCCAGAGGAAAATGCTTTATATGATATTAAtcaaagcagatttaaaaaaccccacccacagATTAATACATGAGATATACATAACAAAGAAAATGGGAATTATGTCACAGGACTGTGGTTGGAGTCAGCTGTTCCCATCATGTAAGATGATGCACAGGAGGTTTTGGtgggcagctcctgcaggagGCTGGGGATCGCTGCCATGGGTGGTACTTGCTGCAAGAGGAAGGGGCTTGAGGAAGGGGGACAGAGCCCCGAGGCAGcggtgtggggctgggcagcactggTGTTTTAGAAGCAGTCACTTCGCAGCGGCAGTGGCAGGTCTGACTCACTTATCTGGAGGTTGAGCTCTGTCGAGCTGAGGGACATGGATGGGTTGTGCACCTGGTTCCTCTCGTAGAGGGCATACTCCTCAAGGTGCTGCTGCCGGAGGTGCCAGAGGATGTATCTGGACAAGAAGTGGGTCTCTGCTTCGCCTGTCTCTGGAACAGAAGAAAGACAAAACCCACCTTCACTGGTCTGGTCCGAGGGAGGGGTCTGCgcaggaagaaaagcacagtGTCTGCGAGATGCCTCAAAGTATGCAGAATTTCCTGAGAATTCAAGATACAGTTCTTACTTCCTCCTTTCAGCAtgccagaagaaagaaaatacaacacaaaatacaggaagaagAGTAAAATACAAGCAGTATGTGCCGGTTTCCCAGTAGTGCTTGTTGTGATGGGAACTACCTTGTCGGATGGAAATGCTTCTCCCCATCAGGGAGAACACtgaatttcctctgaaaaacaaTGAGATTCGTTTCAGCTAGAAGCAGCAAGCTATTTTCAAGCCCTGCCACTCTGGCAGAGGTGAGGAGaagggaaattaaaaggaagaagggatAGCCTTGCTCCTTCTCGTCCCCTGTCAGGAAGAATGCCACTGAGCCAGCACACACACCAACACTTGTCCCGGTACTGGGTGCACCTTGACAGCCCCAGCCATTTCTCCCAGGAATATCAGCAGCCATGGGAGCTGCTCCTTCCTTGCTGTTATAGTCAATTGTTGAGGGACCCTCTTGCTGCCCCAGTGGAAGACTGCTTGTCTCAGGTGCCTCTGGGGACTTCAACAGGGACCAACTCTGCCAGCATCCTCCCCACTGCTCTGAGACCCACAGCAAGAAGTCCTTCTGTGTTGGGAAGTAATCACTTCCTCCCACCATGGCAGGGACCCCCATGGCTGCATGAGTGGGAATATCAGCCAAATGCTACATGCATCCTGCCTTCTTCCCCTTGTGTGCCCTGATCTGAGGTCACTCAAGGGGCTGGAGGAACACAGCTACCATGCTGGGAACCCCTATCCTCTTCCCCTCCTTACTCACTCTCATACGCAATGAGCCGGAAGGTACCCGCGCACTCCTTGGAGCCTTTCAGGATCTCCTCCAGTGTCCTGTAGAAAAGCTTGGCTTGCTCCAGGCGGTCCTCCCTGCTGAAGGCAGCACACTCATCCTGGGACATGGCGTAGAGGGACTGCAGTGGTGTGGCATACTCCACTGCACAGTGCCAGAGCTGCaggcatggaagaaaaagacacaGGGGCAGGAGGACCAAGCACCTGGTGAGAGGCTGCCAGGGGACCCTGGTGCTGGGCAAAGCCCTAGAGaccccttggcagctctgtggcCTGCCCTGCACTGGTGCTGTGTGCTGGAACCCCTGGACAGGGACACTGGGTCTGGCCCCAGTGTCCTGTTGCCCTCAATTGAGTGGGGAAAGAGCAACTGGCTTGGCAGGGAGGCAGGTACAACCATGCCCCGTGCACCAGGTGGGCTCAGGAAGCTGCTTCCCTCCTGTGGCACCCCAGGGTGCAGCCACTGGCTTTGGCAGCACTCCCAATCCACAGCCTGGGGAGTGATTCTCCCATGGAGTTTGGTCCTCCGTGGACATGCCCCTTGCCTGTGTCTGGTCACACCTTCTTGGTGGCCTTTCTGCTAGAGGATGGGAAGTCTGAGCATCCTAATGGAGTGTAAGAGAATGGAGAAGAGGATAAATGCTGGCAAGGTGAATGCACAGCTACAAGGTGGCTGATCAAACAAATGAGGAGAGATTTGTTAAGGCCATAAAAATTCCAGGGAGAAGCAGGTTTACTATTAAGTCTTATACTGGCCAAACTGGAAAGTTTAATAAAGTATATTAGAAGGAAGAGGGATGGGATCTCTGGGTAAATGCAGAGTGGCAGGAAGAGCTACCAGCCTTGGAGGGCAGTTGCCACAGTGACCTGGAACAGGTGCCAAGGATGGGAGCTATCATTGCTGCCATGCATGCGTTCACCAGCAACTGGGCAGCAAGCTGAGGGACAGACAACATGCAGTGGGTCAGGACAGgtccaggctgcagagctgctggagctcaCCTGGTGCTGAGTGACTCAGCAGGAGACTGGCAGATGAAGCACAGCACGAGTGCATGCCCTGTAGCAGGAAAAACCTGATGCTGACTGTACTTCCTCAGGAGCAGGGCCAGGAAAAGGATCTGGAAGcccctgcaggcagggctttaaaagcagcagctcagtgctCAGCCACCATCAAAGGGCAAATTAGGGAGACCCAGGTGAGAGGCATCGCTCTGCCAATGCCTCCATCCATGGCTGTGTCAGCAGGACCAGTTTGTTCCCTCCTCCAAGGGTGCAGGGGCAGAGGCCCATCTGCATGGCGATGTGGAAGGAGATGAATGCAACGTAAGAGGGAGGGATTTAGGGCTcagcagcctggaaaagaggtgactgggggaaggggagggagtcAAATTATATAATGACTCACACAGACATTTTCAAGCACCTCTTcacaacaaaaggaaatattcaTTCATCCCATGGAAGTGATGCTCTGGACCCCACACCTGctattttctgctcagttttctgctgttttccataCTTAAATCAACTCAAGGAGGGGTTAAGTGAGCCCAACATCCCCACAAGGGCCGAGcctgggaggaggcagccagGAGGAAGGGGTAAGATGGCTGGTACAGACAGGATGTCTCCATCTTGCGGAAGCCTGCTGAAAGCTGGGAGTATCTAATAGGAAAGGGAACACTGTCCTGCCTTTGTAGCCACTTCTGGGCTGGGCTCTGAGGCCAGGAAGAAGTCTGGGCTGATGCATGCTGATTGCTGTCCTGACACCGCGCTCAGTCTACCTTGTTGTCTTCATCCCTGATTGCATAGAGGCTGTGTTTGTAGACCCTTTTTTTGGTGCCAGCTCGGGTCAGGGTGGTTTCAGTGAGGTCTGTCACATACTGGATATTGCTGTCAGCTTTCTCCAGGTCATCATAGATGTCACAGCTCAGAGGGACCAAGATGTGGAGCTTCCAGGTCTCCCTGTATGCCAGCACGTTGGGGTTGGCTCTGCTGAATTCCTCCATTGACTTTTTCACACCTGGTGGAAGACAGCATTGGGCAAAGGTGCCTGGCCTGAGTACAGCTGTTTTGTACCTTGCTCCCCATTTCCCTGCTAATGCTGTAAAAGTGGGAGGATTGTTATTAGGACCTATTTCTGTTCATAGGCATGATAATGCAGGGAAACAGCTACGTACGTGGTAGGACTATTTTTAGGTACCCAATGTAATAAGACCAGGCAAGCCCATGAGCAACGTTTTGCTTGGACctctcagacatctcagacatTTCCACTGCTGAGGGCTTctgtggagggaaggaaagacaaaTCAGCAGTGATGAAAGCAGCCACCTGGGCTCTTCTGCAATAGTTGGTTCTCTACAGGGATTGGAGAGCAGCCACCCTCTCCAAAGAGATCTGGAGACTGAGCAaccctgctgcctccttccaCCGCCATGTTGGGCAGGGGGCCAAAAGTCCTCGATGTCCCACACAGCCCCTGCAGATGAGGAAGCTGATGCTGGAGCAAGCCAAACATGTTTTTGGCTGCATCCTCCGTTGGGATCAGGTGTCCCAGTGTAACTTGTGCATCTGCCCAGCGCTTCCAGCATGTGGGAGGAGACATCCCACCACCTGATGGTGGGATTTCCAGGGCCACTGGTGGCCCCTGCCAGCTTTATGTGTTCATTTAGGTGGAAATGGGTATTGAAACCCCACAGGCACCTGATGGCTGCTGTCCCCAAAGCACCCTTCTGTAGCCTGCGTGACCCTTcttcccttccagctctgctggggtAAAGCAGAGCCCTCCCAATGCTGCAGAGGTACCTGGAGCTTGGCTCTGCCACCCAGAGCTGCCTGATAATTAACCCTTTGGAGACCACACAGACTATCCTTTCCCCCAGGCACCAACtgacagatttaaaaataccCGTTTCTTATGTCAGTGGGgttctggctgcagcagggctgcttcCAGTGCCTCAGGCGGCTGTGCTTATTAAACGGCAGCCTGGTCCTCCTGCCAGTGCATGTGGCAGTACAGAGCCGAGGAGATTGGCTCTTCCAGGATAATGAGAGTGTTTCTCCTGCTGTAGGGGTGTGTGCGGGTAGGCTGTATGTGCAGGGGCTGTACGTGCCCCCATGAACGCTCGGGGCTGCTGTGCTCCCCAGGATGCCCGGCCAGGCTAGAGTTGTTGGTGCCTTACACTGAGCCCCAGAGCGAGGATGAGGAGGTGGCACAGGCAGGCCAGGCCGAGGTGGAGGCTGAGTGGCTGCCCATCACCATCGAGAAGAGCCACGTAGGCTGAGCCACAGATGAGCAGCATAGGCCCATGCCAGCGCAGGGGGAAGCAGGCACTCAGGGCCCTCCAGAAGCTGCTGTGGTGCctgggtgggagagggaaaCAGGAGACAGGCTAGTGGCCACCCATACACCAtccccatctgcagcccacagggCACTGGCCAGGGGATACTCCTACCTCCCTGCCAGTGCTGCTGACCTTCTAGAGCAGTACGGAGCCAGGGAGCCCCGTGGGACCCTGCTCAGTGCACCCCAGGTGCCCCCAGCCAGGAGAGGGCTTGGGTCTTTTGCAGCACCCATAGGTCTCAGAGGGGAGCAGATGCAATATTGCCCTAGATAGCAAGGGGAGATTATCTCCAATAGCCCTGTGCCCTCTGGCACTGGGTGGTGGGGGaaggctgggggctgagatcTGCTCCCCAGGTAAAGGGCACACTAGGGAGCTACCACAGAGGTGAGAGGGAGAGGTCCATAGATCAGGGCAGCTGAGCAGGCAGGAGaagtgagaggaggaggaactgAGAAAGACACAAGGCTGATGTAGAGCAGCGTGTGCTGCCGGGGCACAGCAAAGCATTGTCATAGGGGCAAACATGGCTGGAGCAACAAGGAACAGATCCCTCCCAACACCCAGAGGCTGCTATGCACTTGTCCCCAGAGTGGCCCCAGGAGCCTGGGAGACAGCCTCCCCCACACTGGCTCACCTGGATTGGAGGTGGAAGATCTCCTCAGCCAGGTAGCAGGTGCCCTTGAGCAGCACCCCAATCTGCACAGTCACAAAGTGGTGGGTAAGGCTGCGGGCGGTGGACACAAGGGGCTCCCCGGCAAGGTACAGCACTGCAGCGCACAGAGCCAGGAGCACATACATGGCACACTGTGCTCGCCTTCCCCGTGCCTTGGGGATGAGTGAGGTGGTGGGGGGGCTCGGCTGCCACAATTCCTGAGACAtctgcagagagggaggggTCAGCAGCAATTGTTGCCCCCAGCATCCACAGCAGCACTGTGAGGAGTTGAGAAGGGACACACATATGCACATCCAGTCCTCACTGAGCACCCCAAAGCACACAACAGAGCTCTCCCTTCCTTTGCAtcctgctgaaatgcagctgctgctggagaggtTCCCTTGCATGCTGCACAGGTcaccctggggctgctccctgTGCCCAGTTGGGTTCTTCAAGACAGAACCTGGCTGGCCACCCCACTCCCAAATCAATGCCAACCCAGCAAAGCCCTCCCTGCTCCACAGGTATGGGGCCATCACTCCTCTCACCGCACTCACCGGAGCAATTATCAGCTGCAAGACTGGACGCTGCCTGGGTTTCCTGGACCGCAGTTAATGGGCTCTGTGATCGAGCCTGTGTACCCACAGCTCTTTTTTGAAGCCGCTGCTGCAGATAGAGGTTCAGAGCCCCTGCACTCTACAGGCTTCTGGTGGTACAGGTGGagctgcacagctctgagcactgagaaaaatgaaagtgaaaggAGCTATCGCGGCTGCAGGCAGCTTGCAGAAAGCACCAGACCCTTCCCACGCAGAGCACCCATGAGGTCTTGCAGCCTGCAGGAAATCCAGGCACTGGTAAGCGCTGGGTGGATGTGGCAGTTTCCAACATCCATGAGCTTACACCCTTGGAAAGTCCCAACGTATCGGTCAGGTCATAGAGGGTCTGAGCCAAGCTGGAATGAGGAAGGAAACCAGAATTTATTGAGATTTAATATATTAAGTGCAGTAGATTTCAAATATTGAATATATTAAGTGCAGCAGGTTTCCAGAGGCAAAACAGAGGGAAATTCTTTCTAGCAGAGTGGGTGACTCACAGCACCCTGGATCTCCACACCCCACACAGCTCTGGGAGATGCTGGCTCAGGAGGCAGTGCCCATGGGCACTGGTGACACAGCAGGGGCTTCCTGCAGCCAGGATTTTTCTGTAGGGGGGATAAGGCCCTCAAGCCTCTCCGGTCCCTGGTCCTAGTGACCACAGACCCAGAGCAGCCAAGGTACTCAAGGCCTTCTTTGACTCAGTTGTTATTGTTGAGGTTTGCCCTCAAGCCTCCCAGACTCCTTTGTGGAGCCTGCAGCAGTGAGGCATTACCCATCCTAGAGGAAGATTGACTTAGGGCACACAAACAAGCCCATAGGACTGGGCGGGATGCACTTGAGGATGCTGAGGCTGCTGGCTGATGCCATGGCAAGTctcctttctgctctctttgGAAGATTGTAGCAACTGGGAGGTTCCTGATGAGTGGGAGAAGCCAAAGATCACACACAACTTTGAGCAGGGCAAGAAAGAGGGCTTGGTGAACTACAGCCTGCCCAAcatcacctctgtccctgggaaggtgatggagcaaatCCTCCTGGCAATCACTGCCAAGCACCTCAAGGATGAGAAGGGAACaaccagcagggatttacaAAGGGCACATTGTACCTGACCATACCTGACCAACCTGAGTGCCTTATGAGATAAGATAACTGGCCATGTGGATGAGGGGAGGACCTTCACTTCAGCAAAGCTTTAAGCATGGTCTCCCATGGCCTCTGTGTAGCCAATCTGGGTAGATACAGGCTGGGTGAGGGGCTGACTGTCCAGAATGTGCTCTGGGTTCAGTTGCTTTCTGCCCAGGAATGCCTGTAGACACAGGGAGGCTGCCAAGGGACCCTCGCAGtccctgcagaactgcaggCACCTTACCAGGGttctctgcaggctgcagtgggCACACAGCACAAGGATCTTAGTTCAGAGGTGCCCACAGGTCACATTTATTTCAAGTGTTTGCAAACCCAGAGGGTGGGAAGAAGGAATAGATGCCCAAAGAGACTGGCAGTATGCTACTTGTGCTCGTCTCAAGGTTATTGGAGTCTGTTTCAGTGGTACCTTAGAAACCCCAGCAAACCTGCTTTACAGGGCATCTGGCCTGTGTTCCGAGCCTGGGGAGGGCTTGTGGATATAGCCATCGTGTTGTTTGCTTCTTCAACACACAGGCTGGCTAAAACACAAAGTGAATCACTTCCTCCTCCTGCGCTGGGTTGTCTCTGATGGCCGGGCTTCACTGACCAGCTCCAGCTCGCTCTTGCAGTGCATAAGAAAACCCAGCAAGTGACCCCCCAGACCAGTGCCATGGCACTTCCAACGAGGCTACTGCTGACATCCCTGTTTGAGGTTTAGTTGGGCAAAGAAATCAACACTCTGTAAAACAATCTATAAAATGCACCTACACTGCAGACACCACTGACAGTAGTTTCTCACCCTAGAGGTTTTTAAACCACTAGTGTGACAGGCATTGTAAACCCCTCATGCACCATGTGCCATGGCCTTTTACTAATACAAAGCAGCTGTACATCAGCTGGTACTTACTCATGAAAACCGCCATGTGTGGCACAGATGGACGTGTGGTGCATCCTCACCTTC from the Phalacrocorax aristotelis chromosome 8, bGulAri2.1, whole genome shotgun sequence genome contains:
- the STING1 gene encoding stimulator of interferon genes protein isoform X1 translates to MSQELWQPSPPTTSLIPKARGRRAQCAMYVLLALCAAVLYLAGEPLVSTARSLTHHFVTVQIGVLLKGTCYLAEEIFHLQSRHHSSFWRALSACFPLRWHGPMLLICGSAYVALLDGDGQPLSLHLGLACLCHLLILALGLSKPSAVEMSEMSERSKQNVAHGLAWSYYIGYLKIVLPRVKKSMEEFSRANPNVLAYRETWKLHILVPLSCDIYDDLEKADSNIQYVTDLTETTLTRAGTKKRVYKHSLYAIRDEDNKLWHCAVEYATPLQSLYAMSQDECAAFSREDRLEQAKLFYRTLEEILKGSKECAGTFRLIAYERNSAYFEASRRHCAFLPAQTPPSDQTSEGGFCLSSVPETGEAETHFLSRYILWHLRQQHLEEYALYERNQVHNPSMSLSSTELNLQISESDLPLPLRSDCF
- the STING1 gene encoding stimulator of interferon genes protein isoform X2 gives rise to the protein MSQELWQPSPPTTSLIPKARGRRAQCAMYVLLALCAAVLYLAGEPLVSTARSLTHHFVTVQIGVLLKGTCYLAEEIFHLQSRHHSSFWRALSACFPLRWHGPMLLICGSAYVALLDGDGQPLSLHLGLACLCHLLILALGLSKPSAVEMSEMSERSKQNVAHGLAWSYYIGYLKIVLPRVKKSMEEFSRANPNVLAYRETWKLHILVPLSCDIYDDLEKADSNIQYVTDLTETTLTRAGTKKRVYKHSLYAIRDEDNKLWHCAVEYATPLQSLYAMSQDECAAFSREDRLEQAKLFYRTLEEILKGSKECAGTFRLIAYEKTGEAETHFLSRYILWHLRQQHLEEYALYERNQVHNPSMSLSSTELNLQISESDLPLPLRSDCF